One Camelus ferus isolate YT-003-E chromosome 21, BCGSAC_Cfer_1.0, whole genome shotgun sequence genomic region harbors:
- the LORICRIN gene encoding LOW QUALITY PROTEIN: loricrin (The sequence of the model RefSeq protein was modified relative to this genomic sequence to represent the inferred CDS: deleted 1 base in 1 codon), translated as MSHQKKQPTPIPPVICGKTSGGGGGGGGGGSGGGGGGYSSVCGGYSGGGGFGSCGGGSGGGGSGGGVKYSGGGGGGDGDGAAAASGGGGSGGGVKYSGGGGGGGSHCGGYSGGGGGSSGCGGYSGGGGGSSCGGSSSGGGGSGGCGGGSGGKYSGGGGGSGGGCYSSGGGGGSSGGGCYSSGGGGGSSGQQVQCQSYGGISSGGSSGGGSGCGGGYSGGGSGCGGGSSGGGSSGQQVQCQSYGGISSGGSSGGGSGCGGGYSGGGSSGQQVQCQSYGGISSGGSSGGGSGCGGGYSGGGSGCGGGSSGGGSSGGGSGYFSSSQQSQSSCLPQQSYGEGSSGGGCGGGSSGGGGGCFSSGGGGGCGGGSSGGGGGGGSSCGGGSSGGGSGSGKGVPICHQTQQKQAPTWPCK; from the exons ATGTCTCACCAGAAAAAGCAGCCCACCCCCATACCCCCAGTGATCTGCGGGAAGAcctccggcggcggcggcggcggcggcggcggaggctctggcggcggcggaggaggcTACAGTTCCGTCTGCGGCGGCTACTCTGGCGGTGGCGGCTTCGGTAGCTGCGGCGGCGGCTCGGGCGGAGGCGGCTCGGGCGGAGGCGTCAAGTATtcggggggcggcggcggcggcgacggcgACGGCGCGGCGGCGGCT TCGGGCGGAGGCGGCTCGGGCGGAGGCGTCAAGTATtcggggggcggcggcggcggcggctcccaCTGCGGAGGCTACTCCGGCGGCGGAGGCGGCAGTTCCGGCTGCGGAGGCTActctggcggcggcggcggctccagCTGCGGCGGGTCTTCCTCTGGGGGCGGCGGCTCTGGAGGCTGCGGAGGAGGTTCTGGTGGGAAGTACTCCGGCGGGGGCGGCGGCTCCGGGGGCGGCTGCTACtccagcggcggcggcggcggctcctccgGAGGCGGCTGCTACtccagcggcggcggcggcggctcctctGGGCAGCAGGTCCAGTGCCAGAGCTATGGAGGCATATCTAGCGGCGGCTCCTCCGGGGGCGGCTCCGGCTGCGGCGGGGGCTACTCCGGGGGCGGCTCCGGCTGCGGCGGCGGCTCCTCTGGGGGCGGCTCCTCCGGGCAGCAGGTCCAGTGCCAGAGCTATGGAGGCATATCTAGCGGCGGCTCCTCCGGGGGCGGCTCCGGCTGCGGCGGGGGCTACTCCGGGGGCGGCTCCTCCGGGCAGCAGGTCCAGTGCCAGAGCTATGGAGGCATATCTAGCGGCGGCTCCTCCGGGGGCGGCTCCGGCTGCGGCGGGGGCTACTCCGGGGGCGGCTCCGGCTGCGGCGGCGGCTCCTCCGGGGGCGGCTCCTCCGGGGGCGGCTCCGGCTACTTCTCCTCCTCGCAGCAGTCCCAGTCCTCGTGCTTGCCCCAGCAGAGCTACGGAGAGGGGTCGTctggcggcggctgcggcggcggctcctccgggggcggcggcggctgcttCTCCAGCGGTGggggcggcggctgcggcggtgGCTCctccgggggcgggggcggcggcggctccaGCTGCGGAGGGGGCTCCTCCGGGGGTGGCTCTGGGAGCGGCAAGGGCGTCCCGATCTGCCACCAGACCCAGCAGAAGCAAGCGCCTACCTGGCCATGCAAATAA